The DNA segment ATTCGATGCCGTATTTATTCGAATCTAAAGATATGTTGTCCGGGTCAAGCAAAATATACAATACAGTGACAGTTCTACACATGATGACGCCAAAGAGAAACTGTTCACAAGAGGTGTCATCTACGACGTCCGCGTTTGTTGGAACGGTTCACACGGCCTCACTCGCCGTCTGTACAGTGCTTATTATTTTCGTATTACTTATGGGATGTATCGGAAATTCTGTTGTGATATATGCTGCAGTGAAAAAGAAACGAATTCGAACGAATTTTGACGTTTTAGTTCTAAATTTAACTGGTGCagattttattacatgtacatttttagcaccgacatatttatttttactgtatTCGGAACCACCTGTTCCGAAAATGTTTTGTGGGAGTGTATTATTTTTGGGAGCTGCAAGTGGGATGCTTTCCTTATTCACATTAGTTGCAATAGCTCTTCATAGACTAGCCCGAGTTGTAGGACAGGCTAGTGGAACATTGAGTATCACAAGAACCGCAATAATTCTCACAATGATTTGGATATTTAGTTTCACTTTGAGTGTCGGAGGAACACTTCATGTAACACACAACTGGAATCCGAACCAGAAAACATGTCAAGCTATAATAAATAGCAGTAATCCACAACTACAAAATTTCGTTTTATTCTTTGTTGCGCCTGTGACAATTGTCAGTTTTGTGATCGTGGCACTGTcgtatataattattacaataaTGGTTCACAGACAAACCGATAAACTTAGCAAGACAGTAAGTACACCGCCTTGTAAACAATGTCGAAATTTAATTAGGCAAAACTGTCCAAGTAGAAAGTGTCATACATGTTCTAATTCGACTTTTCCCTATCGGGATAATAAGGCGTTGACAATGTGCCTCGTGGTCATTCTTTTGATGGGACTTTGCTGGGGACCGCTTATTATTTCACACTTTGTGGAACTAGCCACGGGAGAGTCAATTACATTATATCAAGTTAAATTATGTGGAATAGCTCTAGTCTTTCTTAATAGTGCTTTGGACCCGTATATTTATGCACAACACATTGGGAAAATAAAGCAAAGATATTCGAAACTGTTTAAATTAGTACTTCAGTGttgttcaaataataaaacgcCATCTAGATTACGTGTTACTGACAATAGAAAGCCTAAGGCCATTGCTAGAGTGGGCCTAGACAGTCGTTTTAACCATGACACGAACCCAGGACATAATAGTACCCGAGAGCTTCTGGACGAGTGCAGAACTAAAGGGAATATAGAACAAacaaattttcacaaaaatctAATAATGCACAGTGACATTATACGGAACCCAAACTGCAACAAAGGTTATGATATTATGAAAACATGTCTGGTTGAAGAATCGATAGGATTTATCAATGCATCATGTAGTCAAGGCTCGGGAAGAGACATTCCGAGTACGGCTGAATTTCAGTGAGTGTAGTCAAAGCTCGGGACGAGAGATTCTGAGTATGACTAAGTATCAGTATGTGGATGTAATTTCGTGTTCATTTCATCTgttctaatttatataaaaacatttgtgtATTATTTATCGTGTTGAGttagttttgtgttttaattttggtattcaaTAATTTTATCACATTTAAAAATCCACAAAGGAAAAGAAAGCATCAGTCTTGTGactaaaattgaaagatttttttcaacataagaCCAAACACACATAAAGAAAAACgtagtaaaaaatattaaaaaaaagtcttaatATATGacaattattaattattttttattaaaaacataactttaaaaactgaattttgCTAGATAAAATCATTTGAATGATTATTTAGAAGAAAAACACTGAAATGACGTTTTGGTTTCATATTGGCGTGAATTAgatttgtttgtgtgtttttcatCTCTCtcaatatgttttaaacaattaGCCGGACTCAAAAACAATAAAGCACATGGCCTAACTGTCAAAGAAATATCTTTTTGTGAAAACGATGATATTAACATCTAACAACAAAATAGAAGTACATAGAAAAATCCTTCGAAAGCGTCACTTAAAGaaagtccccccccccccccccccccccccccccattataAGAAGAGAGGAACAGTTTGAGTTATCCAACAGAACAAAAAAACTGCtgacattttaaatattgtttaccatttagttttagttttagtgaaaataagttgaattgttaaagaaaatataCTCAAATTTTGTTAAGCATCGATGAAAAATGCAGAAAATTGGGTTTCAAGCCCTAAGCACGTATGTGAGTTTTTGTCTGTTAAATTCACAcgaatttaaaatcatatgttaCCTATATCTAATTTTCTGTCAcagttttaaaatcttaaagAGAGGGAAAAATTGCCACTGGAACAAGAAAGCATGTAAATAACCTTCATCAGGTTTACTTAAGATCACAATAACCAGTTCATTATACACGAAACGTCTGGAAGCTTCAAAAcaatccagtggcaaatatttctcaCATAATCGTTTACCAAAAGTTATCGTGTATTTTATAAGTGAAATTTTCAATAAGAAAATACTTATCGACTAGCCACTCCTTATTTGACTAAAGTTTTGGAAATTGTTTACCATGTGTACTTAGATGAACAAATTATACTTATTACTGctaatatttcatctttttatttccTTGTGAAACCAAgatcaaatatgcaaaatggTAACCTGCTATTTATTCACAACATTCACTTTAAGAGTTACAAGGTTTTTTCATGTACTGATTTTTATTGTCTGCTCTTACATGAACATTTATTATCTGCTGGTCGATATTTATTTCAAGTGGGTGGGTTGATATCTGAAGCAAAGTTTAATCCATCGACATGTACATGTGCCCAAGTCAAGGCCAACGTAAGTTGTATCTTCATAATTTGTCAATTTGTGAATTGAGGGATGTAATTGACATTCATTTTTAGTTtcggagaaaaaaaatcttaactttttgcACTTTGCTTGATTGTACGTACACCTGTTTTAGTCTTATGTCATTTGTCTTGAGTTTTAAATTTGTCGTTGGGTTACTGTCACATTTACATATACCCACGtgaccagtggcggatccagaaattttcacaAGTGGGGTCCTATTGATGGCATAAGAGGGGCCCGCTCCTTCCCTATATAACCAACACATTTATCTCCAAATAGGCGGCCCGGCCCCCCTGCCGACCCCTCTCTTAATCCGCTCATGTCCGTCACGTCTTCTTTAATTTAAGAACAGACTGTTTCTATTGGTAGTAAGAGAGTGGTTCAACTATTTTAAAATCGACGAAATGAAAGTATGTTCGACATTCAGTTGGATACCCGCAAGTGGAGCAGTGAGTCATGGTCTAGAATCGGTTGAAACACGTTGATCAACAGAGAACCGTTCATCTTGATAAATGTTGACATAGAAGAGATAAGCTGATTTTTTTCTTACGAAAATTTGAAAGAATATAAACATACTTTATCAAAAGACATTCTTTACTgaaattgttaacttttatttattgcAAGATTGTTATctatttgatttaaaacttGGTATTAATATTTTAGACATTAGGATTGAATTTCCatattgaaatatgatattTCAATCCTAAAAGATAAGTATGACAGAGTGATGAAAATATGTGAGGATTTGATGTCTATTGttcttatgaaaaaaaaaatgaattaattttgtaatatgataaaagttttagaaaagcatacatattttaaagtgACAACTATGTTTGCCGTTCGTTATTGTAAGTGTCACGTGCAGTTTTGCGGATATTCATGAAGGGGGCAAAAGATTCTCTGAAAACAGTTTAATTTGACGTTAAAATCAGTAAATCCACATTTGTTTATACGATCACAAGGGGGTGGGGGCGAGATCCATGGTACCCTTTAATCCACCTCTGCTGGAGGAAGAACTTCTACTAAATCTGGCAGTGAGATTGGTTCCACCCCGATGGAAAGATACACAAAACATCGTccacaaaatatttaacaataatgGATTTAAGCAACATAAAGCTTACTTCAATGAGTCCGAGAATGGGGGTAAATCCCTGACAGATTAGGCTATATTTCTGGCTTCAACAGGGGTCCATTGCAGT comes from the Mytilus trossulus isolate FHL-02 chromosome 3, PNRI_Mtr1.1.1.hap1, whole genome shotgun sequence genome and includes:
- the LOC134710907 gene encoding probable G-protein coupled receptor 75 encodes the protein MPYLFESKDMLSGSSKIYNTVTVLHMMTPKRNCSQEVSSTTSAFVGTVHTASLAVCTVLIIFVLLMGCIGNSVVIYAAVKKKRIRTNFDVLVLNLTGADFITCTFLAPTYLFLLYSEPPVPKMFCGSVLFLGAASGMLSLFTLVAIALHRLARVVGQASGTLSITRTAIILTMIWIFSFTLSVGGTLHVTHNWNPNQKTCQAIINSSNPQLQNFVLFFVAPVTIVSFVIVALSYIIITIMVHRQTDKLSKTVSTPPCKQCRNLIRQNCPSRKCHTCSNSTFPYRDNKALTMCLVVILLMGLCWGPLIISHFVELATGESITLYQVKLCGIALVFLNSALDPYIYAQHIGKIKQRYSKLFKLVLQCCSNNKTPSRLRVTDNRKPKAIARVGLDSRFNHDTNPGHNSTRELLDECRTKGNIEQTNFHKNLIMHSDIIRNPNCNKGYDIMKTCLVEESIGFINASCSQGSGRDIPSTAEFQ